Sequence from the Sphingomonas koreensis genome:
TCGAACTCGGTGCCGGCTGGAACCGTCGTGGCGAGATGTCCGGCAACGACTATGTCTCGCTGAGCCTTGCCGCCCCGGAGTTCGGGCCGCGCCGGCTCTACGCCAATCTCGGCCGCGCCGCTGGCCAGGACGATGACGATTCCTTCGCCATCATCTGGAACCCGGCCGACTGAGCCGTTCCGATCCGCGCCCCGACCGGGCGCGGATCGCTTGACCGGCACGGGGGTCGAAAACGCATATGCCCGTTTTCGACCCTGCCGGGCGCGGCGTTCGAGGTTCAGTTGGGTGTCCGGGCGGCGCGATCCGGCAGCCGCCCTATAGCGGATCCCGACTCATGACCGACCCCACCGACCCCGACGACACTGCCGTCCGCGCGCAGAAGGCGCGCGAAACCTGCCCCTTCCTCACCACCAAGCAGACCGCCTTCCATCTCGGGCTCGCGCCCAGCACCTTGAAGGGTATGCGCGCGGAAGGACGCGGGCCGGTCTGCCGCCTCCATGGTCGCGCCTGGTACTACCATATCGACGATATCGAGGCCTGGTCGAAGGCCCGGCGCAAAGGCGGCGACCATGATTGAGCGCCGCGATCTTCCGCTGTTCGCCTGGGGCGAAGCGCTCCGTGCCGCCAAATGGCGCCGCCGGATCCTGGTGCGCCGCACGACCCTCGTCGCGCTCGGATGTGCCTGTCTCGCCGCGACCATCGTCGCGCCGCCGCTGCCGCGATTGCTGTGGAACGCCAGCGCCAGCGCGCCGGTCGGCCTCTATCGCGTTGCGCCCGGCCACGGCGTCGTCCGCGGTGATATGGTGATCGCGCGGACCCCGCTGCCCGTACGCGCGCTGGCGGCGAGCCGGCATTATGTCCCGGCGAACGTCCCGCTGGTGAAGCGCGTGGCCGGCGTGCCGGGCGACCTGGTCTGTGCGATCGGACCCGAGATCCTCGTCAATGGCAGCGTGCTCGCGACGCGGCGCGCCAGCGACCGGCTCGGACGGCCGCTGCCCTGGTGGACCGGCTGCCGGATCCTCCGCAACGGCGCGCTGTTGCTGCTGATGTCGGACACGCCGGACTCGTTTGACGGGCGCTATTTCGGACCCACTGACGCCGCGGACGTGATCGGCAAGGCAACGATCTTGTGGACTTGGTCGGGAGGTTCCAATGGTGGTTAGGCGCTGTTGGCCGATCGGCAGAGGGGCGTGGATGGCGCTGGCCGCATGGCTCGCGCTGGCCTGCCCGGCGGCGGCGCAGACCGTCGCGGATTGGCGCCCGCTTACAACTGAGGCGGCGCAACGGTTCGGCTTGCCAGTCGCCTGGATCGAACGGGTGATGCAGGCGGAAAGCGGCGGCCGGACGATGCTCCAGGGGCGGCCGATCGTCAGCCGCGCCGGCGCGATGGGGCTGATGCAGTTGATGCCGGGCACCTGGGCCGAGATGCGGGCTGCGCTTGGTCTCGGCAGCGATCCATTCGATCCGCGCGACAATATCCTCGCCGGCACCGCCTATTTGCGGCGCATGTATGACCGATTCGGTTATCCGGGCATGTTCGCCGCCTATAATGCCGGACCCGGGCGCTACGCTGCCTATTTGGCGGGCCGCCAGCCGCTGCCGGGCGAGACGATCGCCTATCTGGCGACGGTGGGCGGCGATCGTCAAAGCCCGCCTGCGGCGACCATCGAACCGCGCAAGCCCACCCTCTTTGTCGTGCTGAACGTCAGGGCGGATCCAGCAGCGGCTGCTCCGGCGCCAGCCGGGGAGCTGTTCGTAACTCTGCGTCGGGACCGCGTGGTCCCCTGATCCGTCCTGCTGTCACCGTCGCGCCCAGCTCCGCTCGACGACCCGCTCTGCTGGAACGGGTCGTCGAGGTCGATGGCGATGAGATTACTTCTTGAGCAGGATCAGGCCGCGCGGCGCCGAGGCGGCGGCAGGTCGCGCAGCGGCAGATAGAGCAACTTGAAATAGTCTTCGGCAAGCTGGCGCGCGGTGTCCGGCAGCAGCTTCTTGATCGAGCCGGTG
This genomic interval carries:
- a CDS encoding DUF736 domain-containing protein, with the translated sequence MAAIGYVTREGNGFKGELRTLSIRTGITIVPNSRKTKDTQPDYVVMAGGVELGAGWNRRGEMSGNDYVSLSLAAPEFGPRRLYANLGRAAGQDDDDSFAIIWNPAD
- a CDS encoding helix-turn-helix transcriptional regulator — encoded protein: MTDPTDPDDTAVRAQKARETCPFLTTKQTAFHLGLAPSTLKGMRAEGRGPVCRLHGRAWYYHIDDIEAWSKARRKGGDHD
- a CDS encoding lytic transglycosylase domain-containing protein; amino-acid sequence: MALAAWLALACPAAAQTVADWRPLTTEAAQRFGLPVAWIERVMQAESGGRTMLQGRPIVSRAGAMGLMQLMPGTWAEMRAALGLGSDPFDPRDNILAGTAYLRRMYDRFGYPGMFAAYNAGPGRYAAYLAGRQPLPGETIAYLATVGGDRQSPPAATIEPRKPTLFVVLNVRADPAAAAPAPAGELFVTLRRDRVVP
- a CDS encoding S26 family signal peptidase — translated: MIERRDLPLFAWGEALRAAKWRRRILVRRTTLVALGCACLAATIVAPPLPRLLWNASASAPVGLYRVAPGHGVVRGDMVIARTPLPVRALAASRHYVPANVPLVKRVAGVPGDLVCAIGPEILVNGSVLATRRASDRLGRPLPWWTGCRILRNGALLLLMSDTPDSFDGRYFGPTDAADVIGKATILWTWSGGSNGG